One region of Sulfuriroseicoccus oceanibius genomic DNA includes:
- a CDS encoding tyrosine-type recombinase/integrase, whose protein sequence is MRNEVIMRRISYRSYRWEVVYYEGGKRYRRRFVGKAGEDGAEAFRKQKQEELDDHGSKHDPITDEERRAVHSFREQAAAMEGTPTPPKLQDAVDLYFERAGIRKRSLTCSEIAESLKRRIAAEGRSEVHQSNVTYRLKAFTDKYGEWLACDVSREVIDDYLTHLGLAAQTVNNHRRILHQLFAHAIREGATSENPVTNAVKPKVVSNRTQILNPKQVAELMEKATDRLIPALAISYFAGVRRSEIERLDWADIDLEDQHIEIHAEKAKSAKRRIVPMSDNLKAWLIPHAQESGPVITSPAIHRNELQDLAAKISFKIPANAGRHCFASYHLAKHENADKLARALGHPDASLVYNTYSELVKPRAAATYWAITPPSHEKVTAIRNQSNAG, encoded by the coding sequence ATGCGCAACGAAGTCATCATGAGGCGTATCAGCTACCGAAGTTACCGGTGGGAGGTCGTCTACTACGAAGGGGGCAAACGCTACCGCAGACGCTTCGTAGGAAAAGCCGGTGAAGACGGAGCCGAGGCCTTCCGCAAGCAGAAGCAGGAGGAGCTCGACGACCACGGATCCAAACACGATCCTATCACCGATGAAGAGCGCAGGGCTGTGCACTCTTTCCGCGAGCAGGCAGCTGCTATGGAGGGAACTCCAACTCCCCCGAAACTCCAGGACGCTGTCGACCTCTACTTCGAACGAGCAGGCATCAGAAAGCGCTCCCTGACGTGCTCCGAAATCGCCGAGTCCTTGAAACGACGCATCGCCGCCGAGGGTCGATCCGAAGTGCATCAAAGCAATGTCACCTACCGACTCAAGGCATTCACCGACAAGTACGGAGAGTGGCTCGCTTGCGACGTGTCCCGCGAGGTAATCGATGACTACCTCACCCACCTCGGTCTGGCCGCCCAAACCGTCAACAACCATCGCCGCATCCTACATCAGCTCTTCGCCCACGCGATCAGGGAAGGCGCAACCAGCGAAAACCCGGTCACCAACGCAGTGAAGCCCAAGGTGGTGAGCAACCGCACCCAGATTCTCAATCCGAAGCAGGTTGCCGAACTGATGGAAAAGGCAACCGACCGACTGATCCCGGCTCTGGCCATCAGTTATTTCGCTGGCGTAAGACGCTCGGAGATCGAACGACTCGACTGGGCAGACATCGACCTCGAAGACCAGCATATCGAGATCCACGCCGAAAAAGCAAAATCAGCCAAGCGTCGGATTGTGCCGATGAGCGACAACCTCAAAGCATGGCTGATCCCCCACGCTCAAGAAAGCGGTCCGGTAATCACCTCCCCCGCAATCCATCGCAATGAGCTCCAAGATCTTGCAGCAAAGATCAGCTTCAAGATCCCGGCAAACGCCGGACGTCACTGTTTTGCCTCATACCACCTGGCAAAGCACGAGAACGCCGACAAACTCGCTCGGGCATTGGGTCACCCCGACGCCTCACTGGTCTACAACACCTACAGCGAACTGGTGAAGCCCAGAGCAGCAGCCACCTACTGGGCGATCACTCCACCATCACACGAAAAAGTCACCGCCATTCGCAACCAAAGCAACGCAGGCTGA
- a CDS encoding PulJ/GspJ family protein has translation MKTLPFPRSAKRVVRGRRGMTLLELTVAIMVAMLIAAGAMSMLSNQLFFGQYIQRQSFLLHESPQVSNILSRMMFSADSVRLFSSKSNVAITGGAGVTTGARSLLLAFRSPSTGYDYGMIDFDVNGKTLDYYNYDSVSGWPATPSWTISSAAEDVVFSVSNGVVLCTVTGPNGEELTFAGGGQ, from the coding sequence ATGAAGACCCTCCCTTTCCCTCGATCAGCGAAGCGTGTGGTGCGCGGTCGCCGTGGCATGACTTTGCTTGAGCTTACTGTCGCGATCATGGTGGCAATGTTGATTGCCGCCGGTGCCATGAGCATGTTGAGCAACCAGTTGTTTTTCGGGCAGTATATTCAACGTCAATCCTTCCTGCTGCATGAGTCCCCGCAGGTGAGTAACATTTTGTCGCGTATGATGTTCAGTGCCGATTCGGTGCGCTTGTTTTCGAGCAAGAGCAATGTAGCGATCACTGGTGGAGCTGGGGTGACCACGGGTGCGCGGTCGTTGTTGCTGGCTTTCCGTAGTCCGTCCACTGGTTACGATTACGGGATGATTGATTTTGATGTGAATGGGAAGACGCTGGATTATTACAATTACGATTCAGTGAGTGGTTGGCCTGCGACCCCATCCTGGACAATTTCATCGGCTGCTGAGGATGTGGTGTTCTCGGTGAGTAATGGAGTGGTTCTGTGTACGGTGACCGGGCCGAATGGTGAAGAACTGACATTTGCCGGAGGAGGGCAATAA
- the nadD gene encoding nicotinate (nicotinamide) nucleotide adenylyltransferase — MFSKSPNPATRPATGRVALFGGSFDPPHLGHLEIARAAMEAADLDCVLFLPCATSPHKTATPPAPAEDRLRMLSALVHGHESWAQISDIDLKLPYPSFTWRTLNAVRPTLPEGTQLYWILGADQWNQLERWAEPDKLRQTLHFLVFPREGDQLAPRDGWNATFLEAHHPASSSAIRHSISSGNPRWHSMVSPEIRALIEEHALYHP, encoded by the coding sequence ATGTTTTCAAAATCACCCAACCCAGCGACCCGTCCGGCTACCGGACGGGTCGCGTTGTTTGGTGGATCGTTCGATCCTCCCCACCTCGGCCACCTTGAGATCGCCCGCGCCGCAATGGAGGCCGCCGACCTCGACTGTGTCCTCTTTCTTCCCTGCGCGACATCGCCCCACAAAACCGCCACCCCGCCGGCCCCGGCAGAGGATCGCTTGAGGATGCTCAGCGCCTTGGTCCACGGACACGAATCCTGGGCACAAATCAGCGACATCGACCTCAAGCTCCCCTACCCGTCATTCACCTGGCGCACCCTCAATGCCGTGCGCCCGACTCTCCCCGAAGGCACCCAACTCTACTGGATCCTCGGTGCCGACCAGTGGAACCAACTCGAACGCTGGGCCGAACCGGACAAACTCCGCCAAACCTTACACTTCCTCGTTTTCCCACGCGAGGGCGACCAACTCGCACCCCGCGACGGCTGGAATGCCACGTTCCTTGAAGCACACCACCCAGCCTCATCTAGCGCCATCCGCCACAGCATCAGCAGCGGCAACCCACGCTGGCACTCCATGGTCTCACCTGAGATCCGCGCGCTGATCGAAGAGCACGCACTCTACCACCCGTAG
- a CDS encoding protein-disulfide reductase DsbD family protein: protein MKATHINFASRLLAPVAAAAALASAPEAAAQFDFLNPTEEQAPPVTADLIAEVSSTAPGEAFTVAIPLVHGDHWHTYWKNSGNISLPLEVEWSLPDGWTAGPLQWPTPQVIETSGVNGYAYEHTIHLLATITPPADAAQGPQKIAAEVWWQACDPSSCVPGSSDVSLDLNVGETVANPESAKTIEAARDEIAQPLSGWTVTGAKTSSGFQLILTPEDGANTNLESAYFYPDTNYVDAQQAQKLTKDGDKFVLNIPGYASAQDAEKLNGVEFPGTFSGILFSENGLLADGAVKSMTLENIEPGAPAVTAGAGSAPAASLSFGIIGLAFLGGMILNLMPCVFPVLGLKIMGFVNQAGEDRRKIAMHGVVFTLGVLVSFWVLVAVLQIVRSVSGEVVQWGFQLQEPGFVLGLIVLMFIFSLSLAGMMEIGIGATSVGGKLTRKSGMSGTFFSGVLATVVATPCAAPFLAPALGAALSLPVFESFIAFTAIALGLSMPYLLLSAFPQLVERLPKPGPWMETFKQLMAFLMFATVAYLVWVYASLFDDNLQLRSLLFGLVVIALGVYVYGRWSAPWRSKRVRTIAIVCGILLAAIGTYMGVPVKKDWEVKFEKWSPEAVDAALAEGKPVFIDFTATWCVTCQTNKSRYVHNREVVEMMEEKGIVALKADFTRQDPQIAQAIAELGRGAVPVNVVYVPGKEEPQILDETFGADYLLGVFGELPDAE from the coding sequence ATGAAAGCTACCCACATCAATTTTGCCTCGCGCCTGCTCGCCCCTGTAGCGGCGGCAGCTGCATTGGCATCCGCGCCCGAGGCCGCGGCTCAGTTCGATTTCCTGAACCCAACGGAAGAACAAGCCCCACCCGTCACCGCCGATCTGATCGCAGAGGTCAGCTCGACCGCGCCTGGTGAGGCATTCACCGTTGCCATTCCATTGGTCCACGGCGACCACTGGCATACCTATTGGAAAAACTCCGGCAACATTTCACTCCCCTTGGAAGTAGAATGGAGCCTCCCGGATGGCTGGACCGCAGGCCCATTGCAGTGGCCTACACCCCAGGTGATCGAAACCAGCGGGGTCAACGGCTACGCCTACGAACACACCATCCACCTGCTCGCCACCATCACCCCGCCGGCCGACGCCGCCCAGGGCCCACAGAAAATTGCAGCAGAAGTCTGGTGGCAGGCGTGTGACCCAAGCAGCTGCGTTCCAGGCTCCAGCGACGTCTCGCTCGACCTGAACGTCGGCGAAACCGTCGCCAACCCGGAAAGCGCCAAAACCATCGAAGCCGCCCGCGACGAAATCGCCCAACCGCTCAGCGGATGGACCGTCACCGGCGCGAAAACCAGCTCCGGATTCCAACTCATCCTGACCCCGGAGGACGGCGCCAACACCAACTTGGAGTCCGCCTACTTCTACCCCGACACCAATTACGTCGACGCCCAACAAGCCCAAAAGCTCACCAAGGACGGCGACAAGTTCGTCCTCAACATCCCAGGCTACGCCTCGGCGCAGGACGCTGAGAAACTCAACGGTGTCGAGTTCCCCGGCACATTCAGCGGGATTCTCTTCAGCGAAAACGGCCTGCTTGCCGACGGCGCGGTGAAGTCAATGACCCTCGAGAACATCGAGCCTGGCGCACCCGCAGTAACAGCTGGTGCTGGTTCCGCACCAGCCGCATCACTCTCATTCGGCATCATCGGCCTCGCCTTCCTCGGCGGCATGATCCTCAACCTGATGCCTTGTGTTTTCCCGGTTCTCGGACTCAAGATCATGGGCTTCGTCAACCAAGCCGGCGAAGACCGACGCAAAATTGCCATGCACGGCGTCGTCTTCACCCTCGGCGTGCTCGTTTCATTCTGGGTCTTGGTTGCTGTCCTGCAAATTGTCCGCAGCGTGTCGGGCGAAGTTGTCCAGTGGGGCTTTCAATTGCAAGAGCCAGGCTTCGTGCTCGGTCTGATCGTGTTGATGTTCATCTTCTCGCTGAGCCTGGCCGGCATGATGGAAATCGGCATCGGAGCCACCAGCGTTGGCGGCAAGCTGACCCGCAAAAGCGGCATGTCCGGCACCTTCTTCTCAGGCGTCCTCGCCACCGTCGTTGCCACTCCATGCGCCGCGCCATTCCTGGCCCCAGCACTGGGCGCCGCGTTGTCGTTGCCGGTTTTTGAATCCTTCATCGCATTCACAGCAATCGCACTGGGGCTCTCTATGCCATACCTGCTGCTCTCCGCCTTCCCACAGCTCGTGGAGCGCCTGCCGAAGCCCGGTCCATGGATGGAGACCTTCAAGCAACTGATGGCCTTCCTCATGTTCGCCACCGTTGCTTATCTCGTCTGGGTCTACGCCTCGCTCTTCGACGACAACCTGCAACTCCGCTCACTGCTCTTCGGCCTCGTCGTGATCGCACTTGGCGTCTATGTCTACGGCCGCTGGTCCGCTCCATGGCGCAGCAAGAGAGTTCGAACCATCGCCATCGTTTGCGGCATTCTTCTCGCAGCAATCGGCACCTACATGGGCGTGCCCGTGAAAAAGGACTGGGAAGTAAAATTCGAGAAGTGGTCCCCTGAAGCGGTGGATGCCGCACTGGCGGAAGGCAAGCCGGTGTTCATCGACTTCACCGCAACCTGGTGTGTCACCTGCCAAACCAATAAGAGCCGCTACGTCCATAACCGCGAAGTCGTCGAGATGATGGAAGAAAAGGGCATCGTCGCTCTGAAAGCTGACTTTACCCGCCAGGATCCGCAGATCGCACAAGCAATCGCAGAACTCGGACGCGGCGCCGTCCCAGTCAACGTAGTCTACGTTCCAGGCAAAGAAGAACCACAGATCCTTGACGAAACCTTCGGAGCTGATTATCTGCTGGGCGTGTTCGGCGAACTGCCGGACGCTGAGTAG
- a CDS encoding rod shape-determining protein: protein MFRKLFSGLFSNDIGIDLGTANTLVYVKDQGIVLREPSVVAVNAGTREVLAVGDEAKRMLGRTPGNIVAIRPLKDGVIADFETTEAMLAYFIRKVNNKRGRAKPRVVVAVPSGITEVEKRAVKESAQHAGAKEVYLIEEPMAASIGVGLPVQEASGNMIVDIGGGTTEVALISLSGIVYSQSVRVAGDELDEAIVSHMKRAYNLMIGERTAEEIKITIGSAYPLGKEETMAVKGRDLVAGLPKTIKITSEEIREAMSEPLSTIVEAVRTALERCPPELSADLVDKGIVLAGGGGMLKGLNKLLSEETGLPVHVAEDALSAVAEGAGKVLMEIEFLRRVTSGE, encoded by the coding sequence ATGTTCCGTAAGCTTTTTAGCGGATTGTTTTCAAATGACATAGGCATCGATTTGGGCACAGCAAACACACTGGTTTACGTCAAGGACCAGGGCATCGTGTTGCGTGAACCTTCCGTTGTAGCGGTCAATGCCGGCACCCGCGAAGTTCTTGCTGTAGGTGATGAGGCCAAGCGCATGCTTGGGCGTACACCGGGCAACATTGTGGCGATTCGTCCGCTCAAGGACGGGGTGATTGCTGACTTCGAGACCACCGAGGCCATGCTCGCCTACTTCATTCGCAAGGTGAACAACAAGCGAGGGCGCGCCAAGCCACGCGTGGTGGTGGCAGTGCCATCCGGTATCACCGAAGTGGAAAAGCGCGCGGTGAAGGAGTCGGCCCAGCATGCCGGAGCCAAAGAAGTTTATCTGATCGAAGAACCGATGGCCGCATCGATTGGTGTCGGTCTGCCGGTGCAAGAAGCCTCCGGCAACATGATCGTTGATATTGGTGGCGGTACCACGGAGGTCGCTCTGATCTCGCTCTCGGGTATCGTTTACAGCCAATCGGTTCGTGTGGCGGGCGATGAGCTCGACGAAGCGATTGTGAGCCACATGAAGCGTGCGTACAACCTGATGATCGGTGAGCGCACCGCAGAGGAAATCAAGATTACCATTGGCTCGGCGTACCCGCTGGGCAAAGAGGAGACCATGGCCGTCAAGGGACGCGATTTGGTGGCGGGTCTTCCAAAAACCATCAAGATCACCTCCGAAGAGATTCGTGAGGCGATGTCCGAACCGTTGAGCACAATTGTCGAGGCAGTGCGCACCGCATTGGAGCGCTGCCCGCCAGAACTTTCCGCCGACCTGGTGGACAAAGGGATTGTGCTTGCCGGTGGCGGCGGGATGCTCAAGGGACTGAACAAATTGCTCAGCGAAGAGACCGGCTTGCCGGTTCACGTGGCCGAGGACGCACTGAGTGCGGTGGCCGAAGGCGCTGGCAAGGTGTTGATGGAGATTGAGTTCCTGCGTCGGGTGACCAGTGGTGAGTAA
- the mreC gene encoding rod shape-determining protein MreC, producing the protein MKTRNIIAICLFLVLAGGVVSLSPRVTRQMQYVYHSVMSPFVKAGSESERAIQQFFEDYRTVEELTAENARLKEELRIKSLYSSDREEVYNENRQLSNALNFKRRAFFDLIPSVVIERQRATWWNTVVIDKGSKHGVQADSAVVSPDGLVGRVLLVRPETSDVILLTDENCKVAGRTEGSYSIRGLVAGQRGNFSASPDLTMRPLELGTRLEAGKKIYSIGIDLFPKNFLIGEVVGTEDRDFFTEARIKPAVDFENLEHVFIVKTKPEDRNAAQREADSEG; encoded by the coding sequence ATGAAAACACGCAACATCATTGCTATCTGTCTCTTCCTCGTCTTGGCGGGCGGGGTGGTGTCGCTGAGCCCTCGGGTGACGCGCCAGATGCAGTATGTCTATCACTCGGTGATGTCTCCGTTTGTCAAAGCGGGGTCCGAGAGTGAGCGTGCGATCCAGCAGTTCTTCGAGGATTACCGGACGGTGGAAGAACTGACTGCCGAGAATGCGCGGCTTAAAGAAGAACTGCGCATCAAATCTTTGTACAGCAGCGACCGCGAGGAGGTTTACAACGAGAACCGCCAACTCTCCAATGCTCTCAATTTCAAGCGCCGTGCGTTTTTTGATCTCATCCCATCGGTGGTGATCGAGCGTCAGCGCGCCACCTGGTGGAACACCGTGGTCATCGACAAAGGCTCCAAGCATGGAGTCCAGGCCGATAGCGCGGTGGTCTCGCCTGACGGTCTCGTTGGCCGTGTGTTGCTGGTTCGTCCGGAGACCAGTGACGTGATCCTGCTTACAGACGAAAACTGTAAAGTCGCCGGCCGTACCGAGGGATCGTACTCGATCCGTGGTCTCGTTGCGGGTCAGCGCGGAAACTTTTCGGCATCGCCGGATCTAACCATGCGCCCATTGGAATTGGGCACCCGTCTTGAGGCGGGCAAAAAGATCTATTCCATTGGGATCGATCTTTTTCCAAAGAACTTCCTGATAGGTGAAGTCGTTGGCACGGAGGACCGTGACTTCTTCACCGAAGCCAGGATCAAACCTGCTGTTGATTTCGAGAACCTGGAACATGTCTTCATCGTCAAGACAAAGCCTGAGGACCGAAATGCGGCGCAACGGGAGGCGGACTCCGAAGGCTGA
- a CDS encoding penicillin-binding transpeptidase domain-containing protein: MNGWLDKMRLTLIALFLVLGLTTLITRLWSLQINRRDYYLSKIPKSSSVTVRVPPTRGRIFDRNGVLLVDNEIGYSVTLNLEEVVRAYKARNQGDLPEVSYEVTRGGNVRSAQLDDVNIVEVVKATVIPKLKELGLAANFNARKLEVFYRTHRGLLPFPYRDDLTFEEYARFAEHASSLPGVNVHAVPKRKYVYGALASHILGTMRKSATGDLPEDERGLFNHYLPDSVGSTGIEQSMEDYLRGTAGKRVVKKNEKLRVVGEVRYDPPVAGGDLYLTLDAEFQYLAEQLMRNVGRGAAVVMDVENGDIVAMASVPSFDPNDFIPSISAERWKAYNQDPTHPLFCTALGTYAPGSTYKLVMGVAAALENQCGASHNCIGGVQYGRHFKKCWIHSKGGSHGVIGLRESLQRSCNSYYYLMSKAIGQDPMVTAAELMGLGRTSGIELAGEDPGIVMGSRYWTDVVRRTPDARMTSAELANMSIGQGETKASPIQIANVVAAIANGGRVLQPRLVNRVVAKKDNSLLYPVGERANPDAPTVLADLKLEGVSDEELAILRGGMYDVVNKYGGTARGARIEGVGLSGKTGSAQTSIRGRRGTHAWFTAFAPYERPKYAVCVVVLGGESGGAVAAPIARELIDGIFKIERDRILGDGKRQAITQWLAPAVGGFDAIARITFEEDGSSVVELNEPDAEEPVMVERPAALPQIRVPRVVSEEDVTIADTPDEEGTVVRRAKPVDPEVLRRLMEQQENSD, encoded by the coding sequence ATGAACGGTTGGCTCGATAAGATGCGCCTGACTCTGATCGCCTTATTCCTGGTGCTTGGCTTGACCACGCTGATCACGCGCCTGTGGTCGTTGCAGATCAACCGGCGTGATTACTATTTGTCGAAGATTCCCAAGTCATCGTCGGTGACGGTGCGGGTGCCGCCTACCCGTGGACGGATTTTCGATCGCAATGGTGTGCTGCTCGTGGACAACGAGATCGGATATTCCGTGACATTGAACCTTGAGGAGGTCGTGCGTGCCTACAAAGCCAGGAACCAGGGCGATCTTCCTGAAGTTAGCTACGAGGTGACCCGCGGCGGCAATGTCCGCAGCGCCCAGCTCGATGACGTGAATATCGTCGAAGTGGTGAAGGCGACCGTGATTCCGAAGCTCAAGGAGCTGGGGCTGGCGGCGAACTTCAACGCACGCAAGCTGGAAGTTTTCTACCGCACTCACCGCGGATTGCTTCCATTCCCATACCGCGACGACCTGACGTTTGAGGAGTACGCTCGGTTTGCCGAACATGCGTCGAGCCTGCCCGGAGTGAACGTGCACGCCGTGCCAAAGCGCAAGTATGTGTATGGTGCGTTGGCGTCGCACATTCTCGGAACGATGCGCAAGTCCGCTACCGGTGACCTGCCGGAGGATGAGCGTGGGTTGTTCAACCATTACCTGCCGGATTCGGTTGGCTCGACGGGGATCGAGCAGTCGATGGAGGATTATCTTCGCGGTACCGCGGGCAAGCGTGTGGTGAAGAAGAACGAAAAGCTGCGCGTGGTGGGCGAGGTGCGTTATGACCCTCCGGTCGCTGGGGGGGACCTTTATCTTACCCTGGACGCAGAGTTCCAGTATTTGGCCGAGCAGTTGATGCGCAATGTCGGGCGCGGAGCGGCAGTGGTGATGGATGTGGAAAATGGGGACATCGTGGCGATGGCGTCGGTCCCATCATTTGATCCCAACGACTTTATCCCGTCGATCAGCGCCGAGCGCTGGAAGGCATACAATCAGGATCCAACGCATCCGCTTTTCTGTACCGCGCTGGGTACTTATGCCCCGGGATCCACTTATAAGTTGGTCATGGGCGTGGCGGCCGCGCTTGAGAACCAATGCGGTGCCTCGCACAACTGCATCGGCGGTGTCCAGTATGGGCGTCATTTCAAGAAGTGCTGGATTCATAGCAAGGGCGGATCCCACGGAGTGATCGGATTGCGTGAGTCGCTCCAGCGATCGTGCAACTCGTACTATTATCTCATGTCCAAAGCGATCGGTCAGGATCCGATGGTCACGGCTGCCGAGTTGATGGGCTTGGGCCGTACCAGCGGGATCGAACTGGCGGGCGAGGACCCTGGCATTGTAATGGGCTCCCGTTACTGGACCGATGTGGTGCGGCGTACGCCGGATGCCCGTATGACCAGCGCCGAGCTGGCGAACATGTCGATCGGTCAGGGGGAAACCAAAGCATCGCCTATTCAGATTGCCAACGTGGTGGCGGCCATTGCCAATGGCGGACGGGTGCTCCAGCCGCGATTGGTCAACCGCGTGGTCGCCAAGAAGGATAACAGCCTGCTCTATCCGGTGGGAGAACGCGCCAATCCGGATGCTCCAACCGTACTCGCCGATTTGAAGCTCGAAGGGGTGAGCGATGAGGAGCTCGCGATCCTACGCGGCGGCATGTACGACGTGGTGAACAAATACGGAGGAACCGCACGTGGCGCACGCATCGAGGGCGTCGGGCTTTCGGGTAAGACCGGATCGGCCCAGACGTCGATCCGCGGACGCCGTGGTACCCACGCCTGGTTCACCGCATTTGCCCCGTACGAACGTCCGAAGTACGCGGTGTGTGTGGTGGTACTCGGTGGTGAGTCCGGTGGTGCGGTGGCGGCTCCAATCGCCCGTGAGTTGATCGACGGAATTTTCAAGATCGAGCGGGACCGCATCCTGGGCGACGGCAAGCGTCAGGCGATTACCCAATGGTTGGCTCCGGCCGTCGGTGGGTTTGATGCCATTGCGCGGATCACCTTCGAGGAGGACGGCAGCTCGGTGGTTGAGTTGAATGAACCTGATGCCGAAGAGCCTGTGATGGTCGAGCGCCCTGCCGCCTTGCCTCAGATCCGCGTGCCGCGAGTGGTCTCCGAGGAGGATGTCACCATCGCCGATACACCGGACGAAGAGGGGACCGTGGTGCGACGCGCCAAGCCGGTCGACCCAGAAGTCCTGCGCCGCCTCATGGAGCAACAGGAGAATAGCGACTAA
- a CDS encoding Rne/Rng family ribonuclease, protein MLNRIKKLFRKTEFTEGKRLVINVEKLERRLAVIEDGMVEEYSVERNSDENIVGSIFKGRVKNIEPGLKAMFVDIGFEKNAFLHFWDAIPAALDGGLEEISRNQGKKQKKVTSKDIPNIYPVGSEVLVQVTKGPIGTKGPRVTTNISLPGRYLVLMPLNEQFGISRKVEDPKERKRLRRIMEKLTVPEGMGVIMRTVCQGKRVRHFVRDLNILLEQWDEIDKTRTEKKAPVNCFQEPDLVGRVVRDLLTEEIDEIICDDEPTTEFMREQVSQISRRTRNRIRYFQSGQPLFDKLGIQRQIDDAFHRQVWLPCGGYLVIDETEAMITVDVNTGRNRGGKNIDKTILETNLEAAVEVARQLRLRNIGGLVVIDFIDMKGRRDQNQVYKVMRERLKRDRAKTQVMQISPLGLMEMTRQRLTESLSDSLYDPCPYCAGKGRLKSLVTMSVELQRKLGSVIDRHRDKAGDMLIVIHPDVMNRLRTEDQELLADLERRHTGRLTFRSDPALHREVFKISDANTGKELS, encoded by the coding sequence ATGTTAAACCGAATCAAGAAACTTTTCCGCAAGACCGAGTTTACCGAGGGTAAGCGTCTTGTCATCAACGTTGAAAAGCTCGAACGCCGACTCGCTGTCATCGAAGACGGCATGGTCGAGGAATACAGTGTCGAGCGTAACTCCGACGAAAACATCGTAGGCAGTATCTTCAAGGGCCGTGTCAAAAACATCGAGCCTGGATTGAAGGCGATGTTTGTCGACATCGGCTTCGAAAAGAATGCCTTCCTTCACTTCTGGGATGCCATTCCTGCGGCTCTGGACGGTGGTCTTGAAGAGATCAGCCGCAACCAGGGCAAGAAGCAGAAGAAGGTGACCTCGAAGGACATCCCGAATATCTACCCGGTTGGATCCGAGGTGCTGGTGCAGGTGACCAAGGGGCCAATTGGAACCAAGGGGCCACGTGTGACTACCAACATCAGTCTCCCAGGTCGCTATCTAGTGTTGATGCCATTGAACGAACAGTTCGGTATCTCGCGCAAGGTCGAAGATCCGAAGGAGCGCAAGCGTCTGCGCCGCATCATGGAGAAGCTTACCGTGCCAGAGGGCATGGGGGTGATCATGCGTACGGTCTGCCAAGGTAAGCGCGTCCGCCACTTCGTGCGCGACCTCAACATTTTGCTCGAGCAGTGGGACGAGATCGACAAGACCCGCACCGAGAAGAAGGCGCCGGTCAATTGCTTCCAAGAGCCTGATCTCGTTGGCCGCGTGGTGCGTGATTTGCTCACCGAAGAGATCGACGAAATCATCTGTGACGACGAGCCGACCACCGAGTTCATGCGTGAGCAGGTGTCGCAGATTTCGCGTCGCACCCGCAACCGCATCCGCTATTTCCAGAGTGGCCAGCCGTTGTTTGACAAGCTGGGTATCCAGCGTCAGATCGACGATGCATTCCACCGTCAGGTCTGGCTGCCATGTGGCGGTTACCTTGTGATCGACGAGACTGAAGCGATGATCACCGTCGACGTCAACACGGGCCGTAACCGCGGTGGCAAGAACATCGACAAGACGATTCTCGAAACCAACCTGGAGGCGGCCGTGGAAGTCGCACGTCAGCTCCGCCTGCGTAACATCGGCGGTCTCGTTGTGATCGACTTCATCGACATGAAGGGCCGACGCGACCAAAACCAGGTCTACAAGGTGATGCGTGAGCGCCTGAAGCGTGACCGCGCCAAGACCCAGGTGATGCAGATTTCTCCGCTCGGTCTGATGGAAATGACCCGTCAGCGTTTGACCGAGAGTCTCAGCGACAGTTTGTACGATCCGTGCCCATACTGCGCGGGCAAGGGGCGCCTCAAGTCGCTTGTGACCATGAGTGTGGAACTGCAGCGTAAACTGGGTAGCGTGATCGACCGTCACCGCGACAAGGCGGGCGACATGCTCATCGTCATCCACCCGGATGTGATGAACCGCCTGCGTACCGAGGACCAGGAGCTGCTCGCAGACCTTGAGCGCCGCCACACCGGCCGCTTGACCTTCCGCTCCGACCCGGCACTCCACCGTGAAGTCTTCAAGATCTCCGATGCCAACACCGGTAAGGAGCTCTCCTAA